The genomic region CCACGCGGGTCAACCTGCACGACGTGACATCCGTTCTTCTCACCGTGATGGTCGAGAATCGTGATGAAGTCGCGCCAGCCAACCTCGGTCTTGTTCCGCGCGTTCTCCGAGGATTCGAGCATCCCTTTCATGATGAGGTTTTCGACGAACACGGCGTCATACTCCGTGGTGTAGAAGTGCGCGAGTTTGTACTTGATACTTGAAGTCGTGTTTCTTGTTCGACATCTGCGCGTGAACATTCGCTACACATCGTCGTTGGTTCTCCCAGTTGTTCGAGTAATATTCCTTCCGCGAGAGCGAGCGTTGCTCGCGGTCGAGTCGTTCTCGCTCGTCGGACAAGTCAACTCTCCCGACGGAACGCCTATCCGAGTCGTGGATGAAGCTGAGGACGCCGATGTCAAGTCCTACTGTCTCATCTGAGTCGATATCTTCGACGGCGGGTTTATTCGGCGTCTCCGTCTCGATGCAGAAGCCGGCGTATCACGCGCCAGTGGAGTCCTTTTTGAGTGTGACTTCTTTGATTGACTCATGATCTGGAAGGTCTCGATGTAAGCGAATCGGGATTTGGCGGGTTTTGCTTTTGAGTTTCTTGAGGATGAGAACGCCTCGACGTTTGTGTCACTCTTTTTATCGAGTTCGAAGCCCGACTGTCGATACGTGAGATTCCTGAAATCTTGTGGACGCTTTCAGTTCACCGACACAACGTCGTAGTCTTTGGCTTTGAGTTTCCCGAGGTTTTGAATGTTGTCTCGGATTCGCTCGACCGCCTTCTGCAAGACCGTCGAGTAGACTTGTTTGAGGTCGGGTCACCAGTCTTTGAGCGCAGGGAGCATGTCTCGAATCATTACCATCCAGACGCGCTGGCGAAGCGTACCTGTGTCCTAGGGTATTTGTTCAAATTCGGTGAGCGCGTGGTTGTATAGTTGTCGCACGGTGTTCCGTTGCCAGTCCATCACTCCGCGTTGCTCCGTCGTCGGGAACAACCGGAAGCGTGGGCTGTAGTTCATATGGTGTATCTAACTGTAGAAATTGGCGTATGTTAAGCATACGAACCGGCATAGTTGTGCCTCGTGTGGGCGCTGTATACCCTCCGTACTCGCTCCCTTCGGTTGCTGCTTGAGGAAGGGGGCTTAGCGCCCTCTCTTTTGGCTAAATATGATTTCTGAGTGAGGCAATGACTCATCAAATGACAATAACTCAGTCTGTTTGTGCTGCTTGCCAGTCCAGGTATGCAAGAACACCACGAACATTCAATCGCGCTTCAGCTCGTGCTTTTTCTGCACCCCACACATCGATAAGCTCGGCATTATCGCTGAAGTATTGAATTACATCTTCATCTGAATTGGCTTCGCCTCGTTTCTGTCGGACAGCTTCAACCCACTCGACAAGCGCACGTTTGTATGAAGACAATAATTCATCATCATATACCCGCGGACCAAAGTGTCCAAAACATAATGTCTCAGGTGCCATCGAATCGATCGCACGTACATCATCAAGACATGTCTCAAGATTGAACTGTGATGGTGGTGAGGTCTGCTGGACACGATCCTGCATAGGAATATAAATTCCGGCAGCATCACCGGTAAATAGTGTGTCTTCGGTTGTATCATAGAACATCATTTGATGGAGTGCGTGCCCCGGTGCAGCGACTGCTGTGAGTGATCGATCTCCGAGATGAACCGTATCTCCGTCGGTAAGCGCATTAATTCGAGACGCAGGAGCAGGATTAGGCTCAACGTAGTACTGCCATTGTTCACCGACGGCTGCTCTTGTTCCTTCAATGAGCTGTGTTGGGTCTGAAAGGTGCGGTGCAGCACGCTCATGAGTGTGAACTGTTGCATTTGGGCAATCAGCAAGTAAAAATCCTGCTCCCCCCGCGTGATCAAGATGGGCATGTGTCACAAATAAATGCGCAAGCGAGTTGGTGTCAATATCAACACGACCAAGCGCATCAATAATGCGTTCATAATTTGTTCCAATACCTGTATCGACAATCGCGGGCTGGTCTGCATCGATAATATATACTGACCCATATCCTGGCGTCTCATACATCCCAGTATCCATATAGTAAATGTCATCAGCAGTGTCTACCGTGGCAATATCACCGATATCCATAATTGTATGCCAACTCGTATTAGCAAAAATGTACAGGTTGTGAGCTACCGAAGGTAATAAATATACCTTTTCACTCATACCCTCGCTAGTCTCAACTAGTCTGAGGCACGTACAATTACTCGATAATATGCAAAATAGGGTCCGTTATATTCGAACCGGAGATGTTTCACCGATACATCAAGTATATGATTACATCTGCTTCACTCTTGAGATTACCCATCGTCGATTAGCTCCCGATGCGACACGGTTTTGCCGTATCCACAAGAATCGCCAGCTATGATTGATCGGCAACTGCTTCGTGAAAACCCTGATGCAATCCGGGGAGCCCTTGATGAAAAAGGGGTGACAGACGTCAATCTTGATCAGATTCTCACTCTTGATCAAGAATGGCGCGAACGTAAAGCTCGCGGGGATGAACTCCGACATGAGCGAAATCAAATTTCGTCGAAGATTGGCAAACTAAAAGCTGCTGGTGATGAAGACGCCGCATCAGAAGCAATCACGCAGTCACAAGAATTAAAAGATGAACTTGAGGAGATCGAGCGCGAAGCCGACAAATTAAAATCTGAACTCGATACGGCAATGCTCAAGATCCCACAAGTGCCAGATGATGCGGTTCCAGTTGGAACAGATGAATCGGAAAACGTTGAGCGGCGGCGTGAGGGATTTGATTCGCTCCGCTCGCTGCCTGATACTGTTATTCCGCATTATGATCTTGGCGAAGAATTAGAAATACTTGATTTCGAGCGAGGCGCCAAAGTGACAGGCGGTGGGTTCTATTTCGCGAAAGGCGATGGTGCCCGACTTGAGCATGCTCTTGTGCAATTCATGCTTGATATTCACCGTGAACAAGGATATCAGGATGTTTTCCCGCCAATCCCGGTCAATTCACAATCAATGGTTGGAACCGGACAGTTCCCAAAATTCACCGAGGATGCTTACCGTATTGGTGAGACAAATGATGAACCGTGGGATAATGATGATTTATGGCTCTGTCCAACGGCTGAAGTCCCAGTCACGAACATGTATCGTGATGAGATTTTGTTAGACGATGATCTACCGGTGAAAATACAGGCATACACCCCAAACTTCCGTCGGGAAGCAGGAGAGCATGGAACCGAGACCCGTGGTATTGTTCGTGTTCATCAATTTAATAAGGTCGAATTAGTGAATTTTGTTCGCCCGGAAGATAGCGCTGAGCGATTTGATGGACTGCTTACGGAAGCCGAGGTTGTGCTCCAACGGCTTGGACTACCATATCGGATTCTTGAGATGTGTACAGGTGATTTGGGCTTCACACAGCGGAAAAAATACGATATTGAAGTCTGGGCACCAGGTGACGATATGGCGACCGGTCCAGACATTGGTGGTCGGTGGCTTGAGGTATCATCTGTGTCAAACTTCGGTGCATTTCAATCACGGCGAGCAGGACTTCGATATCGACCTGAACGACATGAATCAGCCTCATATCTCCATACACTGAATGGCTCAGGGGTTGCTGTTCCTCGTGTAATGGTTGCAATTATGGAGTATTATCAGAATGATGATGGCACAATTACCATTCCAGAACCACTTCAACCATACATGAACGGTCTAAATGTAATTGAGGGACATGACCCAGTTGGCGAGGCAGCGGTTGGTGCTGGAAAGCGTGAGTAACCACTTACGAATAAGTTTTTAATATGCACACATAATCTATGATACGTTTGTTGCGGTCGATATTCGAATCTATATTGGAGTATACAGGATAATAAATGCATCACAGAGTCTACAATAAAAAGATGATACATGTCTTCAGGTAATCGTCAATATCAAGCGTCTAATTCCTCTTCAGAGTCATCATACCAACTGCATATCCGGTATGAAGGCGACGATGACCCCGCAAAATGTACCGCACGAAAGCTCGAACGGTTTGACCTTGCAACACTGCACAACTCAGATCGTACAACACCATATGGGGTTGTGCTCAATCCGCACGCCGATCGTGCTCTTTCACCTGCGGATGACGCTGTGGATACTCTTGTTGCGCTTGATTGCTCATGGGAATCTGCTGGTGAAGCACAGTTTACACTCCCCGGCGTTCATCGAGCACTTCCATATCTTGTCGCCGCCAATCCAATCAATTTTGGGCAGCCAATGCAGTTGACGACGGTTGAGGCGATTGCTGCTGCCCTGTGGATTTTTGATTATCCAGAGTATGCACGTCAAATTCTTGCAAAGTTTACTTGGGGGAAGACATTTCTTGAACTCAATGCTGAACCGTTAGATCGATATGCGGACTGTACAGATTCTGCTGCAGTCGTGGAAGTGCAGTCTGAATATCTCAATCGCGATGGAAATTAATAGATCATTTATTAGTAATATATTAAGTGTTAATCTAATCATATAATCGATATGTTATGCGCTTTGATTCTCCTGTCTGCGTGAATGTGAGGAAATTCTGAGCAGTTAAATATTACATTGTTTGAGCTTGTGTTGATGCTTGCACTCGTGCTAATATCGGTGTTGTTATACTGTTGGCTATAACTACGTGGAGATTTCCGGCACCCCGGGGTGCTGAAATCCTTCGTGTGACTATAGCCAACAGTATTAGCACCATCCGGTAACGTGAACAACCTCACCTCAAGGGTCGGGGTTCTCGCCCTGCTCCACCTATAGATCATAGGATTTCCGTACTTCTCCCTGAGACGAACGTGTTTTTATTGCTCGACGACATTTTTTATATACCATGATTTTTGAGTCTCTTCCGACAACTCCACGCTCGTCGGAACTTATTGATAAAGCCTTCTCGCGGGCTGCTCGGTCTGGACGGGCGAAATCAGGTCTAAAAGCTCAGCAGTCGATGTTACAGACAGCCTCAGCTATTCTCTCTGATAACCTCGAGAATGTCGTCACGCAGTGGCCTGATTTCGAATCTGTTGATCCATTTTATTATGAACTTGCCGATGCTATCGTCGATGTCGACGCACTTCGTCAAAGTCTCTCTCGTGTGACATGGACAAGTCGACAAATTGGGACACTCCGACGAGAGTATCAATCGAAATTACGAAAAACCGAATCGAAGACAGCGCGGAAACACAGAAAACAAGCCTTTGCTCGGATGGCAGACCTCGTCGAAGATATTGCAGATGATCTCGATCAGATTGGCTCGGCTCGTGATGCAGTAAAAAACCTTCCCGATATCCGTCCCGATGAACCTGCAATCGTCGTTGCTGGGTATCCGAACGTTGGAAAATCATCGTTTGTTAATGCTATTACTCGCGCTGATAATAAGATTGCACACTATCCATTCACCACAACTGGTATTCATGTTGGACATTTTGAGCGGAATCGAATTCGATACCAGATTGTCGATACACCTGGATTGTTAGACCGACCAGCGACCGAACGGAATGATATTGAACGACAAGCAGTCAGCGCAATTGAACATCTGGCGGATATTATACTCTTCATGACAGATGCTAGTGAAGCCTGCGGGTATCCACTAGCAGACCAACTGGCGCTTCGTGATGATGTCATAGAACGATTCCGTGAGCGCGAAATACCAGTGTTAACCGTGAACAACAAAAGCGATCGATCAGAAGCAATCGCTGCTGACTGTCAAATGAGTATTAAATATGATGAGGGGATTGACACTGTCCTCACGACGACCGTTGATGCTGCTGGATGGGAACCCGATATCCCCCCGTCTCGACAGGCATAATTCATACATTGTGTCTCAGTTTGCAGTCAAACTCAAACTTTTTAATAATTACGAGGCTTGGCCCCCTTCCTCAAGGAGTGAGTAAAACGAACGAATAAGCAGGGGATACCGCCGTGCATTATCTTGCCAAGGCATGAGTAGCATGTTTTCTCGTTAAATTGTGACGAGCAGTATTCATCAGACTGACTTGGAGTGGGATACTAACCACGGTCAGCCTGAGTTATCATTGTCACTATTAAATAGGGCTGGGACAGTCCGACTCAGAACGTCTATGGAGACTGGTAGCACTGTGGGTACGCGTCATCCGGACGTACCGCTTGCAAATGCCGTCACAGAAGTAGAAAGTCCGATGCGAGAACACGGAAGCCCCACCCTCACCGGAGCGATAGCGGAGTCGGGTGGGGCGGTTCACTTCTAATATCACTGTCTTTGACCTTTATATATCGTTGATACTAACTAATGATCATGTTCGTTCGACAGGAATGTATCTGAGTTCGACGGTGATTGCTCTCGTTGAATGTGTATTGCTTGATTCCCTCGTAGGTGATTCAGCATCAGCAGGTGACATTGCCCTGGGGTGACTACGGTTCTGATCGATAAATGGGATTTTTGCACCGATATACGGTGTGACTGGCGCAATTGATTCAATCCGCGCGTCAATTGCATCGGCAATAGCAGGAGGCTCAGTCGTGGAGGGATACCCAACAGTCACAATAACCTGCTGTGGCGTTCTGGCAGGGAATCCGCTGTATGTGACGGTGAGGTCAAGCATTATTGCCTCTGGTGGTAATTCAGCGTTAATTGCAGCATTGGTCTGCTCTTCGAAGGCGGCTGTTTGTGCGCTGCTGTATGTAAAACCAGCAAGTGCCGAGGAGAGTATAATTAACGCGACGGTTAAAACCGCAATGCGCGTCAAGGTTGTTGAACGCGCCTCTGATGTGCGAAACCATGACTGTGGTCGATATCCAAGTTGCCACAATGCAATGAGTGCAACAAGATTTATTGCGATAAAGTTTACCAAAACGAGAATGGCTGACCCAGCGACAACCCGTGGGGTTCCCCATGCAAGTCCAATACCGACGACTGCTGTTGGCGGGACAAGTGCGGCGGCAATCATCACGCCAACAAGTGCAGTTGAAACGCCAGAGGCAAGCGATACAGCACCTGCTGCACCTGCACCAAGTGCAATCACTAGCGAGAGAACATCAGGTGCAAGTCGTTGACTCACCTCGCCGATTTCGAACACTTCAACCGCACTAAGAGGAACAATCTGCACCGTTCGAAGCATGAATGCAAACCCAGCAGCCGATACAATGGCGAGAACGCCTCCAAGGATCTGCAGTTTGACACCACGAGCGACCAATGAGGTATCATCGACAACAGTACCAACACTTGTTGACATCGCCGGTCCAATAAGTGGTGCAATGACCATCGATCCGACCACTACTGCCGGTGAGTCAAGTAGGAGTCCGGCTGTAGCAACTATGGCGCTGACGATTGTCATCAAAATAAATGGTCCAATCCCTGGAGCAAGTTCATTGGCACGAGCGAGCAATTCATCGCGGGCAATCCGGTCGCCATCAGTTGTATCATCACTGTCATTGCTATACGCCTCATCAAGCTCATTGAATTTGTCTGAAACTACTGTTTCAGCCTCAAGGACAACTGTCGTTGCATCTGTATCGATGCCTACTGTTCGAAGCTGATCCAAAACTGGCTCAACAGCCGCTGTTGGAAGAGGGAACGTGATGATAGCCTCATATTCATCAGTGCCTGTTTCATCAGTAATAGCATACTCAATGTTTTCATCAGTAATGACCTCAACAACAGCATCACGTGTCCCAGCTGGGACCAGCACCTGAACAAAACGCACATCAGAATCTCAGCGTCTGTCATCAAAGGTGTTTGTGCTCAAGTCTATTATATTGACATTGCTAAGAAAACGCACCTGGGATATATTCTAGACATTTATACAGTGCAAGGAGAATGTCCCGGGGTTTTGATATGACCATGAGGCGATTCACACCCAAATGTCACCTATTATATTCACAGCTGAGTTACATGAAAATGGGTGATAAAAAATTATTGATAACTCTCAATTTTGCTTCTTACTCATTAATAGACATTACTCACAGAGGATAGATGCGTATATTGCGAAAGTGCGAAGGAAATCCCCCGTACGTCAGCGTGGCGTATAAGTCCGATACCAGGGACACACGATTGACGCACTGTCTTGCGAAGGAGTCCTCACGATTTTACTGTAGGGAAGATATCAAAGCGGCGTTCCGCCTTTTTTTCCACCAGCAGCATCAGATGCTCGTTGGATGAGTTGCGTGACTGGGTCGGTATAATCATATCCAGGAATCACACCTTCAACATACGTCCCCTCAGCAAATTCAACGAGTGAAACAGCATCATCAACCCCTCGTGATGGGTCAATATCAGTGAATGTCGTCTCAACGACTGCGGTATCATCTTTGCGTGTCGTTTTAATATCAAGCGTTTCGTGCCCTCGTGTTGCGCTTTCAGCATCAGCCATACGACGACCAAATGTGTCAACCCAGCCTTTCTGAACGGGAGGTGCGACATGACCGTCGACGACTGCATCAATCATTGGAACAGTTATGACGACTGAGAATATAGCAGCACCATCTGCTGTCTCAATACTAATATCACCATCAAAAACGGTTGTCGTTACTGCATATACATCGTCATCTCCATCTGACTCAATCGAATCATGCAGTGCAACGGCGCGGTCAGTCCGTTCACGTATATCACTCATATTATATTGCTTGTTTTGAATGAACAAAAGCCGCTCGTCATTCGGTGTTCATCATATAAATATTGTGATAATTAATCACTGTACCATGTTGTGTGACACGATTTCTTAGCCAACATTACGGTTAGGAGCGAGTCGTTCACCAACAATTAATTGTCTCACTTCTTCAAGTACATCAAAGTCTACAAGAACTGCAAGTCGATCACCAGTCTCAAGTGAATCATCAGACAGTGGCAACCGCATTGGGTCATCTGCTTTTCCAAATGCAAGCACACGCGCCTGCGCAGGAAGTGCAACCTCCTCGATTGTGTATCCGCGCATTGGTGATTTGGAAGTTACTGTCATTAAGACTATTTGAAGTCGCTGAGCAATATCCGCGATTGCCCGCACTGACCCACCTAGTAACGCGTTCTTTGCGCCAATAGCTCCAAGCCGTTCTGGATATAGGACCTTATCTACCCCCTCAGTATATGTTTGATATACTTCCTCGCGATGATCTTTATTAACACGAAGAACGGTCCATGTTTGATGATGTTTTGCAATTGAGCAGGCTGCGAAGTTTACAGTTAAATCATTAGTTAATGCGCCAATAGCATCAGCAGACTCAACACCAGCATCAATGAGTACCGACTCGCGTACACCATCGCCGCGAACAACATCAAAGCCTGCCCCGCGGGTTTGTGCTGCGTTTTCATGATCGACCTCGATGATTGTAATATCGTGTCCTTCCTCACGAAGCACACGTGCAGTCCGGAGACCAACCCTACCTGCACCAATAATAATGATATCCATACGCAATCTGTACAATGTGAGTATAAATAATATTTCTGCGTGTCAATCATACAGAGCAAACAGAATCTTGTCGACTCTTGACGTCACCAGAACACTCTAGATTATGTTTATCATATTATACTTTAATCGGCAGATAAGCAACTTTGCTTCTCGTCAACAAGGAGTGAATCCGTTGTCTCAAGAAACATCATGTCGTTATTGAGTGCAAAGTCGGATAAAAAAAATCTCCAACGATGATTGAAGGCGATCTCTTCACTGCTCGCCAGTAATGGAACAAGATCCAAAGTTGCAATATTATGAATGTGAATATATAGAAGATTATCTGATGACTGCTGATTGATAGAAATGCAAACGCAGGAATCAATATTTTGTTTCATGATTTTGAAAATGAGGACTGTGGAGAGTCCGAAGCCACAACGCCTGTACATGTGGAGACTACACTCCCTCTGTTCAGGACCTCGGCGCATCAGAGGTCGTAGATGGAAAACAGATCATAAAAATAGGAAGCCCTGGGTTTACGGAAGCTCCGTCAGCGGCTGAGTAGGGTAGGGTACTCACTCTACGTATTCGATTGCAGAATTACCGAGTGGGAGTTGTCAACAGTGGAATCCTTCGGGCTGAGGTACCGAAATCTGTCCATTGCACCAAATGAGAGTTATAAATATAGTATCAAGATAGTACAGGAAGTAACTCAGTAATAGAACACTATGCTCAAGTCATCACCCCCTCTATAGATGAATATATGATCTCGGTTGTTGGGGTTATCCTCTTCATTGCAGTCCTAACCATCCACACGCTTGTAGCTGCGGTGTTGACCCGTTATTTTCGTATTCGATTAAAAACACAGTTGGGGTATGTCATCTTTTCATTTCTATTAATTCCGTTCGTATTGCTTATACTAACATTACTTTTTACTGGTATCCTTGGAATTGGTGTCAATCTTGGTGATGCAACAACGGCGACTGGCGTGATGATTGGATTACCGTTTGCACTTGGATTCACTATCGATACACTCTATGTCCCTGCGCCTGAGGAGTATGATCTCCCAGACACGCAATAAGCGATATCATTGCTTATGATTCAGTTGATACTTCATCACCGAGCATTGTCCCAACAATAGTTTTGACGCGTTTTTTAACATCAGCAATGGACTGAGATGCGTCGACCCGATAGAATCGCGTGGGCTCAGCAGTAATAAGTCGCTCATATTGCGTTGCGACTCGCTCAAGATATTGTACACGTTCGAATTTATTCGTCGCCCCAGCACGGTTGACTCCAGTCTCTGGGTCGATATCTAAATACACCGTTGCATCAGGGCGTCGAGAGAATGGTTCATGTATTGATTGAATATATTCGAGCGGTGCATCAATGCGGCTGTCTGCAAGTGCTGCAGCTTGGTATGCAAATCGTGAATCAGCATATCGATCAGAAATAACAGCTGTACCAGACGCGAGTGACGGTCGAATAACGCGGTTGAGATGAGCAGCGTGGTCTGCAGTAAATAAGAATAACTCGGCAAGTGAGTCTGCGCTGTCATCATGCATTGACTCGGTAACGAGATCACCATACCAGGAGTCAGTCGGTTCACGCGTGAATGTTACTTCAGGGAGTGCACTTTGTAATGATTCACAAACGGTGGACTTTCCGCTCCCATCAAGCCCCTCCAATGTAATAAGCGTCGACATTCTTGTATATATGCTCGGCGACGCGTGCATATATTATCCTGGGGTTACCGAGTTACATACGAATTCTCCAGCGTCGTATCAGGTTATGAAATATAACCTGAATTGGACGGTATTCCCCGGCAATAGCGGTATATTAATCAGCAGGCTACGATATGGATCATTGAGAGTAACGCGTGTGTAGTAGTTAATTTTAGGTTTGTGTCCGATGACGATATATTGGCATGGATGTACTCGTCATTGGTGGGAGTGGCTTTATTGGCACCCGACTTTGTGCAGAACTCTCCAACCGTGGTCATAACGTAACAGCAGTGTCACGAAGTCCAGACAACTCAGAACTCCCGGCGGATGTTGACACGAAAATGGGTGATGTTACTGCATATGACTCATTGAGTGGGTCATTTGCCGATATTGACGCCGTATATAATCTTGTTGCGCTGTCGCCATTGTTCAAGCCGAGTGGTGGTGATAAAATGCATGATGTGATTCATCGACGGGGGACTGAGAACGTCGTCCGCGCTGCAGAGGCGAATGGTGTCTCACATCTTATTCAGATCAGTGCGCTTGGAGCAGATCCTGACGGATCAACGGCATACATTCAGGCGAAAGGACGTGCTGAGACCGCTGTCACCGAGTCCGACACAGATCTTGAATTCACAATCTTTCGACCTTCGGTCGTGTTTGGCGACGGTGGTGAATTTGTCTCATTCACAAAACTCCTTGCGCCACCGTATGTTAGCGCTCTCCCTGGTGGTGGGAAAACACGATTCCAGCCAATTTGGGTCAATGACCTCGTGCCAATGCTTGCTGATGCAATTGATGCAGATACACATCATGGTGAAATATACGAGATTGGTGGACCTGAACGGTTGACACTCGCAGAAATTGCGAAAACGATTCACACCGCAGATGGTCGCTCAACGACAATTGTACCGGTTCCAATGTCACTTGCTAAAATTGGTCTTACAGTTGGTGATGTGATTCCGGGCTTTCCAATAGGTGTTGACCAATACCGATCATTACAGTTTGATAATGTGACTGATGAGAACGATATTGATGCTTTCGAGAAAAGTTTGGACGATCTGACAACGCTCGAAGCATATCTCAGCGGTGAGGATAAACAAGACGACACGCGTGTTCCTGCGTGAACAACCCGCAAATATATTTCAATCTTAGTTTCTATTCAAACTCATATTTTGCGAATCAGCATAACGTAGTGGGCACGCAGTGGGGAAAGGGTGCAACCATGAGATATTGTCATATTTCAAAAAACAACGCATACCTCATGATCGCAGATACTCCTCAAGGCATATTGGCTCCCGTGTCGGTCCATTTCTGATATTTTCATGTCTATCCTATCGTGTTATTGTATAAAAAACGTTGATAGACGTGTCAGACATTCATTCGGTAATTAACATATCCGACCCAATCGGTATTTATGAAAAAATATCTTCTCAGGGGCTCAGTATCCAATATTCGCGGTCACGACATATATGATAAATTACCTTTCACAAGCTTTATTCGGGCGTTCACTCTTGATTACATCTAATGGCGAAGGGGGGCTAATAAATGAAGCTTGCAATGATCGGCTTCGGACAGGCGGGTGGAAAAATCGTTGATAAATTCGTCGAGTATGATCAGCGTCATGGGTCAGACATTGTCCGCTCAGCCGTTGCTGTTAATACAGCAGAGGCCGATCTCATGGGACTTAATCATATTCCATCATCGAAACAAATCCTTATCGGACAATTGAGTGTCAAAGGTCATGGCGTCGGAGCTGACCCAGATCTTGGTCGAGAAATCGCTGAGGAAAATATCGATGAGATACAGAATGCGCTCAATGATGTTCCTGTACATGAGATTGATGCATTCTTGATTGTCGCTGGACTCGGCGGTGGAACCGGTAGTGGAGGCGCACCTGTGTTGGCAAATCGCCTCAAGCAGATTCATAGTGAGCCTGTCTATGGATTAGGTGTGCTTCCTGGAAGCGAAGAAGGCGGTATCTATACCCTTAATGCTGCACGATCGTTTCAGACGTTTGTCCGTGAAGTTGATAATCTTCTTGTATTCGATAATGACGCATGGCAGAAAACGGGAGAATCTGTTCAGAGAGGATATGAGGAAATTAATGAGGCTATCGCAACCCGCTTTGGGGTGCTTTTCGGTGCCGGTGAAGTAGGTGATGATAGCGAGGTCGCAGAAAGCGTTGTTGACTCTTCTGAGATTATAAATACACTCTCAAGTGGTGGTGTCTCAACCGTTGGATATGCATCTGA from Haloquadratum walsbyi C23 harbors:
- a CDS encoding complex I NDUFA9 subunit family protein, which produces MDVLVIGGSGFIGTRLCAELSNRGHNVTAVSRSPDNSELPADVDTKMGDVTAYDSLSGSFADIDAVYNLVALSPLFKPSGGDKMHDVIHRRGTENVVRAAEANGVSHLIQISALGADPDGSTAYIQAKGRAETAVTESDTDLEFTIFRPSVVFGDGGEFVSFTKLLAPPYVSALPGGGKTRFQPIWVNDLVPMLADAIDADTHHGEIYEIGGPERLTLAEIAKTIHTADGRSTTIVPVPMSLAKIGLTVGDVIPGFPIGVDQYRSLQFDNVTDENDIDAFEKSLDDLTTLEAYLSGEDKQDDTRVPA
- a CDS encoding tubulin/FtsZ family protein translates to MKLAMIGFGQAGGKIVDKFVEYDQRHGSDIVRSAVAVNTAEADLMGLNHIPSSKQILIGQLSVKGHGVGADPDLGREIAEENIDEIQNALNDVPVHEIDAFLIVAGLGGGTGSGGAPVLANRLKQIHSEPVYGLGVLPGSEEGGIYTLNAARSFQTFVREVDNLLVFDNDAWQKTGESVQRGYEEINEAIATRFGVLFGAGEVGDDSEVAESVVDSSEIINTLSSGGVSTVGYASENVENSSSGGLLSRLTGQSTADDLDTASTTNRVTSLVRKAALGRLTLPAELDGTERALLVVAGPPQYLNRKGIERGRKWVEGQTDSMEVRGGDYPLMDSGKVASVILLSGVYKIDRINELQQIANEAKENIDSIRNESEENLNELVNDDEDELESLF